The following are from one region of the Melaminivora suipulveris genome:
- the soxZ gene encoding thiosulfate oxidation carrier complex protein SoxZ has protein sequence MADPMRIRAQAQGDKTTVRVLMSHEMESGQRKDASGKLVPAWHIQEVTAKLNDKEVFSCEWGPAVSKNPFLQFVVKGAKAGDKISVTWKDNKGETRTDTATVS, from the coding sequence ATGGCAGATCCGATGCGCATCCGCGCCCAGGCGCAGGGCGACAAGACCACCGTGCGCGTGCTCATGAGCCACGAGATGGAATCCGGCCAGCGCAAGGACGCGTCCGGCAAGCTGGTGCCGGCCTGGCACATTCAGGAAGTGACCGCCAAGCTCAACGACAAGGAAGTGTTTTCCTGCGAGTGGGGCCCGGCGGTTTCCAAGAACCCCTTCCTGCAGTTCGTGGTCAAGGGCGCCAAGGCTGGCGACAAGATCAGCGTGACCTGGAAGGACAACAAGGGCGAGACGCGTACCGACACGGCCACCGTGTCGTAA